In Spirochaetota bacterium, a genomic segment contains:
- a CDS encoding TrkA family potassium uptake protein yields MKKYFVIGLGNFGFNIARALEENGCEVLGMDIDRELVQRAKDFISHAIIGDASDREVLESLAISDFDGAVISIGQDMAASILIALYLKEIGMQKIIVRAISEDHGKILSLIGVDTVVFPERDMAIRLASKLALKNAMDYLPLTEEYGILEVVPPKSFINKTLKDLKISTRYGCQVIGLKYYTNGNYNDVTEKNAQIKIAPTADDVVTEHSVMVVIGKLSDIERLQNAD; encoded by the coding sequence ATGAAAAAATATTTTGTTATTGGGTTGGGTAATTTTGGGTTTAACATTGCCCGAGCTCTTGAAGAAAATGGATGTGAAGTACTTGGCATGGATATTGATAGGGAGTTAGTCCAAAGAGCAAAGGATTTTATTAGCCATGCCATAATAGGGGATGCCTCGGATAGAGAGGTGCTTGAATCGCTTGCAATAAGTGATTTTGATGGTGCTGTTATTAGTATTGGGCAGGATATGGCAGCAAGCATTTTAATTGCACTGTATTTAAAGGAGATAGGCATGCAAAAGATTATTGTAAGAGCTATCTCCGAAGATCATGGAAAGATTTTATCATTGATTGGTGTTGATACAGTTGTGTTTCCTGAACGGGATATGGCAATACGGCTTGCCAGCAAATTGGCACTAAAAAATGCAATGGATTATCTTCCTCTTACCGAAGAATATGGAATCCTTGAAGTTGTGCCGCCCAAAAGCTTCATTAACAAGACACTTAAAGACCTGAAGATTAGTACCCGTTATGGATGCCAGGTTATTGGTCTGAAATATTATACAAACGGGAATTATAATGATGTTACAGAGAAAAATGCTCAGATTAAAATTGCCCCAACAGCTGATGATGTTGTAACTGAGCATTCTGTTATGGTTGTAATAGGCAAGTTAAGTGATATTGAACGCTTGCAGAATGCTGACTGA
- a CDS encoding MBL fold metallo-hydrolase encodes MKVKFWGVRGSIPTTLNSITIRDKIKQALQLATSKDIANDESIETFLDSLPTSIVGTYGGNTTTLEVRTASDDLIIIDCGTGLKHLGNELLKGDFGIGKGFATILLTHTHWDHIQGIPFFAPFYIKGNRFNIYSPYNDIKERIEYQQVFTHFPINLEYMLAQKEFFIIEKEGEIYINDVKIKNKRMRHPGGSFGFRFEENGKSFVFTSDCEFNIDEIDKIDSYKEFFENADVCVFDTQYTFEESINKVDWGHSSASIAIDIAAMFNIKRLILFHHEPDYNDNKLDAVLSNAKLYLGMNPSRRGKLTIDIAREGMEIEI; translated from the coding sequence ATGAAGGTTAAATTTTGGGGAGTACGAGGCTCAATACCCACTACACTCAATTCTATTACAATACGAGATAAAATAAAACAGGCACTTCAATTAGCAACCTCAAAAGATATTGCCAATGATGAATCAATTGAAACTTTTTTAGATTCTCTTCCAACGTCAATTGTTGGAACATATGGAGGTAACACAACTACACTGGAAGTACGAACTGCTTCTGATGATTTAATCATTATTGATTGTGGTACTGGCTTAAAACATCTTGGCAATGAACTCTTAAAGGGTGATTTTGGCATTGGCAAAGGATTTGCTACTATCCTGCTTACACACACACATTGGGACCACATACAGGGAATCCCCTTTTTTGCTCCATTTTATATTAAAGGAAATCGTTTTAATATCTATTCACCATACAATGATATCAAAGAACGTATTGAATATCAGCAGGTTTTCACACACTTCCCTATCAATCTTGAATATATGCTTGCCCAGAAAGAATTCTTCATAATTGAAAAAGAAGGTGAAATTTACATTAATGATGTCAAAATTAAAAATAAACGTATGCGTCATCCTGGAGGTTCATTTGGCTTTAGATTTGAGGAAAATGGCAAGTCTTTTGTATTTACCAGTGATTGCGAATTTAATATAGATGAAATTGATAAAATTGATTCATATAAAGAATTTTTTGAAAATGCTGATGTATGTGTTTTTGATACACAGTATACCTTTGAAGAATCAATTAATAAAGTGGATTGGGGACATTCTTCAGCTTCAATTGCAATTGATATCGCTGCAATGTTCAACATTAAGCGATTAATATTGTTTCACCACGAACCAGACTACAATGATAATAAATTAGATGCTGTTTTATCTAATGCAAAACTATATTTGGGCATGAATCCTTCTCGGCGTGGAAAATTAACCATTGACATAGCACGTGAAGGCATGGAAATAGAAATATAA
- a CDS encoding transposase: MARKLCVQLPGLTYHITSRCIELKSMLQEDYFKACFVEILNKAKAKYHFKLIAFCIMDNHIHVVIHTVDDGAPISRIVQYIKARFAEVYNKMTGRTGPFWNERYKDSIIQFAKDGFHYLLWLLWYLAYNPVRKNLCSDSTTYHYSSIKAYLQEDADIGVPIDHHDYFVHLGETFAKRVTVFMKYEEYYKKKYSMILQWV, translated from the coding sequence ATGGCACGGAAATTGTGTGTACAGCTACCAGGGTTAACCTATCACATCACTTCCCGCTGCATAGAGTTGAAATCTATGTTGCAGGAAGACTATTTTAAGGCTTGCTTTGTAGAAATACTAAACAAAGCAAAAGCTAAGTATCACTTTAAGCTCATTGCCTTCTGTATTATGGATAACCATATACACGTAGTCATTCATACAGTAGATGATGGTGCACCTATATCCCGTATTGTACAGTATATTAAGGCACGGTTTGCTGAAGTTTATAATAAAATGACTGGTAGAACGGGGCCATTCTGGAATGAGCGGTATAAGGATAGCATTATACAGTTTGCAAAAGATGGATTTCACTATTTGTTGTGGTTGTTGTGGTATTTAGCGTATAATCCGGTACGGAAAAACCTATGCTCTGATTCCACTACATACCACTACAGCAGCATAAAAGCATATTTACAGGAGGATGCCGATATAGGAGTGCCAATAGACCATCATGATTACTTTGTACATTTAGGGGAAACCTTTGCCAAGAGGGTGACTGTGTTCATGAAGTATGAGGAATATTATAAAAAGAAGTATTCCATGATACTTCAGTGGGTTTGA
- a CDS encoding aminotransferase class I/II-fold pyridoxal phosphate-dependent enzyme — MDLFDKCYSFTRVEEVKSVGLYPYYHPITKTEGPVVYMNNKRMIMAGSNNYLGLTHDPRVKKAAIDAINKYGTGCSGSRLINGSLDIHFKLEEALAQFVGKEAACIFSTGYQTNQGAIVPLIKKGDYIISDAENHASIIQGTLIAKGLCGDSILIKFNHNDMDDLEHKISTLPQDAGKLIVVDGVFSMNGHIAPLPQIVAIAHKYNARIMVDDAHASGVIGIGGRGTASHFNLTDQTDIIMGTFSKSLASSGGFLASSERVINYIKHHAPAIIFNASMPASNAAAALKSLEIIQKEPERIQKLHYNAHRLRKGLSELGFSVLPVETPIIPVLIGDDFMTFTVWKKLFDYGVYSNPIIFPATPQGQQLIRLSVMATHTDEHIDYVLAMFEKAGVELKLLHTVV, encoded by the coding sequence ATGGATCTTTTTGATAAATGCTATTCATTTACCCGTGTTGAAGAAGTTAAATCGGTTGGATTGTATCCTTACTATCATCCAATAACCAAAACTGAAGGCCCTGTAGTGTATATGAACAATAAACGTATGATTATGGCTGGTTCCAACAACTATTTAGGGCTTACCCATGATCCAAGAGTTAAAAAGGCTGCCATTGACGCTATAAATAAATATGGCACAGGTTGTTCCGGTTCTCGTCTTATAAATGGATCACTTGATATTCATTTTAAATTGGAAGAAGCTCTGGCGCAGTTTGTTGGCAAAGAAGCCGCCTGTATTTTTTCCACAGGCTACCAGACCAATCAGGGTGCTATCGTACCCTTAATAAAAAAGGGTGACTATATCATTTCTGATGCTGAAAATCACGCAAGCATAATACAAGGTACATTAATTGCAAAAGGATTATGTGGCGATAGTATCCTGATAAAGTTCAATCATAATGATATGGATGACCTTGAACATAAAATTTCAACCTTGCCTCAAGATGCAGGTAAACTTATAGTTGTTGATGGCGTGTTCAGTATGAATGGGCACATTGCTCCACTTCCACAAATTGTGGCGATAGCTCATAAATATAATGCTCGCATTATGGTAGATGATGCTCATGCATCAGGAGTGATTGGCATTGGCGGCAGGGGTACTGCAAGTCACTTTAACTTAACTGACCAAACTGATATTATTATGGGTACTTTTTCTAAAAGTTTGGCTTCTTCTGGCGGCTTTTTAGCATCAAGCGAACGTGTAATCAATTATATTAAGCACCATGCACCAGCAATTATTTTCAATGCAAGTATGCCAGCTTCAAATGCAGCAGCAGCATTAAAATCACTTGAGATAATCCAAAAAGAGCCTGAACGAATACAAAAACTTCATTATAATGCACATCGGCTACGAAAAGGTCTTTCTGAACTGGGGTTTTCAGTATTGCCTGTTGAAACTCCAATAATACCAGTACTTATTGGTGATGATTTCATGACTTTTACAGTATGGAAAAAGCTTTTTGATTATGGTGTCTATTCAAATCCAATAATCTTTCCAGCAACACCACAAGGTCAGCAGCTTATACGTTTAAGTGTCATGGCCACCCACACTGACGAACACATTGATTATGTTTTAGCTATGTTTGAAAAAGCTGGTGTTGAGCTAAAGTTACTGCATACTGTTGTGTAA